The following proteins are encoded in a genomic region of Carettochelys insculpta isolate YL-2023 chromosome 34, ASM3395843v1, whole genome shotgun sequence:
- the CTDNEP1 gene encoding CTD nuclear envelope phosphatase 1 isoform X2, whose amino-acid sequence MRTQCLLGLRAFLALAARLWSVLLYVLRRQVIQYQTVRYDVLPLSPASRNRLNQVKRKILVLDLDETLIHSHHDGVLRPTVRPGTPPDFILKVVIDKHPVRFFVHKRPHVDFFLEVVSQWYELVVFTASMEIYGSAVADKLDNNRSILQRRYYRQHCTLELGSYIKDLSVVHGDLSSIVILDNSPGAYRSHPDNAIPIKSWFSDPSDTALLNLLPMLDALRFTADVRSVLSRNLHQHRLW is encoded by the exons ATGCGGACGCAGTGCCTGCTGGGGCTGCGCGCCTTCCTGGCCCTCGCCGCCCGCCTCTGGAGCGTCCTGCTCTACGTGCTGCGCCGCCAG GTGATCCAGTACCAGACGGTGCGTTACGAcgttctccccctctcccctgcctcgcGGAACCGGCTCA accAGGTCAAGCGGAAGATTCTGGTTCTCGACCTGGACGAGACGCTGATTCACTCCCACCACGATGGGGTTCTGCGGCCCACGGTGCGGCCGGGGACGCCTCCCGACTTCATCCTCAAG GTTGTCATAGACAAACATCCTGTCCGGTTTTTCGTACACAAGCGGCCGCATGTGGATTTCTTCCTGGAGGTG gtgagCCAGTGGTACGAGCTGGTGGTGTTCACAGCCAGCATGGAGATCTACGGCTCCGCCGTGGCCGACAAGCTGGACAATAACCGTAGTATCCTCCAGAGGAGGTATTACCGGCAG cactgcactTTGGAGCTGGGCAGCTACATCAAGGACCTGTCGGTGGTACACGGCGACCTCTCCAGCATCGTCATCCTGGACAACTCACCCGGCGCCTACAGGAGCCATCCAG ACAATGCCATCCCCATCAAGTCGTGGTTCAGCGACCCAAGTGACACAGCGCTGCTCAACCTTCTGCCCATGCTGGACGCCTTGAG
- the CTDNEP1 gene encoding CTD nuclear envelope phosphatase 1 isoform X1 yields MRTQCLLGLRAFLALAARLWSVLLYVLRRQVRTVIQYQTVRYDVLPLSPASRNRLNQVKRKILVLDLDETLIHSHHDGVLRPTVRPGTPPDFILKVVIDKHPVRFFVHKRPHVDFFLEVVSQWYELVVFTASMEIYGSAVADKLDNNRSILQRRYYRQHCTLELGSYIKDLSVVHGDLSSIVILDNSPGAYRSHPDNAIPIKSWFSDPSDTALLNLLPMLDALRFTADVRSVLSRNLHQHRLW; encoded by the exons ATGCGGACGCAGTGCCTGCTGGGGCTGCGCGCCTTCCTGGCCCTCGCCGCCCGCCTCTGGAGCGTCCTGCTCTACGTGCTGCGCCGCCAGGTCCGCACC GTGATCCAGTACCAGACGGTGCGTTACGAcgttctccccctctcccctgcctcgcGGAACCGGCTCA accAGGTCAAGCGGAAGATTCTGGTTCTCGACCTGGACGAGACGCTGATTCACTCCCACCACGATGGGGTTCTGCGGCCCACGGTGCGGCCGGGGACGCCTCCCGACTTCATCCTCAAG GTTGTCATAGACAAACATCCTGTCCGGTTTTTCGTACACAAGCGGCCGCATGTGGATTTCTTCCTGGAGGTG gtgagCCAGTGGTACGAGCTGGTGGTGTTCACAGCCAGCATGGAGATCTACGGCTCCGCCGTGGCCGACAAGCTGGACAATAACCGTAGTATCCTCCAGAGGAGGTATTACCGGCAG cactgcactTTGGAGCTGGGCAGCTACATCAAGGACCTGTCGGTGGTACACGGCGACCTCTCCAGCATCGTCATCCTGGACAACTCACCCGGCGCCTACAGGAGCCATCCAG ACAATGCCATCCCCATCAAGTCGTGGTTCAGCGACCCAAGTGACACAGCGCTGCTCAACCTTCTGCCCATGCTGGACGCCTTGAG
- the CTDNEP1 gene encoding CTD nuclear envelope phosphatase 1 isoform X3: protein MRAPVLLAVLRVIQYQTVRYDVLPLSPASRNRLNQVKRKILVLDLDETLIHSHHDGVLRPTVRPGTPPDFILKVVIDKHPVRFFVHKRPHVDFFLEVVSQWYELVVFTASMEIYGSAVADKLDNNRSILQRRYYRQHCTLELGSYIKDLSVVHGDLSSIVILDNSPGAYRSHPDNAIPIKSWFSDPSDTALLNLLPMLDALRFTADVRSVLSRNLHQHRLW from the exons ATGAGAGCCCCTGTGCTGCTTGCGGTGCTGAGG GTGATCCAGTACCAGACGGTGCGTTACGAcgttctccccctctcccctgcctcgcGGAACCGGCTCA accAGGTCAAGCGGAAGATTCTGGTTCTCGACCTGGACGAGACGCTGATTCACTCCCACCACGATGGGGTTCTGCGGCCCACGGTGCGGCCGGGGACGCCTCCCGACTTCATCCTCAAG GTTGTCATAGACAAACATCCTGTCCGGTTTTTCGTACACAAGCGGCCGCATGTGGATTTCTTCCTGGAGGTG gtgagCCAGTGGTACGAGCTGGTGGTGTTCACAGCCAGCATGGAGATCTACGGCTCCGCCGTGGCCGACAAGCTGGACAATAACCGTAGTATCCTCCAGAGGAGGTATTACCGGCAG cactgcactTTGGAGCTGGGCAGCTACATCAAGGACCTGTCGGTGGTACACGGCGACCTCTCCAGCATCGTCATCCTGGACAACTCACCCGGCGCCTACAGGAGCCATCCAG ACAATGCCATCCCCATCAAGTCGTGGTTCAGCGACCCAAGTGACACAGCGCTGCTCAACCTTCTGCCCATGCTGGACGCCTTGAG